DNA from Sphingosinicella humi:
AGCACGGCGGCGCGCCCAGACCCTCGTTGGAAAGTTCGCCATTTGAATAGCCCTGACCCCGGCCTCTTGATGACGATATTGAGCTTCCTGCTCGTCATCGGGCCGCTCATCTTCATCCACGAGCTCGGCCATTATTTCGTCGGCCGCTGGTTCGGCGTGAAGGCGGAGATTTTCTCGATCGGCTTCGGGCGGGAGATCGGCGGCTGGACGGACCGCCGCGGCACGCGCTGGAAAGTGGGCTGGATGCCCTTGGGCGGCTACGTCAAGTTCAAGGGCGACATGAACCCGGCGAGCGCGCCCACCGACGAATGGCTGTCGCTGCCGCCGGAGGAGCGCGCCGAGACCTTCCAGGCAAAACCGGTCTGGCAGCGCTTCCTCATCGTCGCGGCAGGACCGGTCACCAACTTCCTGTTCGCGATCCTGGCCTTCATGATCATCTTCGCCGCCATTGGCTATCCGACCACGCCGGCTGTCGTGCACGGCGTCGTGGAGGCCGGCCCTGCGGACCGCGCCGGCTTCCAACCTGGAGACCGGGTTGTCGAAGCCAATGGGCGCGGCATCGATATTTTCGCCGATCTTCAGTCCTATGTCCGCCTGCGGCCTGACACACCGATCCGCTTCACCGTCGAGCGGGGCGGCGAGACGATCCCGATCAAGGTCGTGACCGACGCGACTGTGGTGCAGGACAATTTCGGCAACGAAGCCCGCATGGGCTCTCTCGGCGTGACCTCGGGTCCACCCGCATTCGAGACGCTTCCGCCGCTTCAGCTGTTCGGCGCGGCCGTTAGCCAGACGGTGGAGACGGTGCGAGCGATGATCGTGACGCTGGGGCAGGTCATCACCGGCCAGCGCTCGATGAAGGAGATGGGCGGGCCGCTCAAGATCGCGCAATATTCCGGGCAGCAGGCAAGCCTCGGCTGGATCGCCTTCGTCTGGTTCATGACCGTGATCTCGATTAATCTCGGATTCATTAACCTCTTGCCAATCCCGCTGCTCGACGGTGGCCACCTGCTCTTCTACACGATCGAGGGCGTGCGTCGGAAACCCCTG
Protein-coding regions in this window:
- the rseP gene encoding RIP metalloprotease RseP — protein: MTILSFLLVIGPLIFIHELGHYFVGRWFGVKAEIFSIGFGREIGGWTDRRGTRWKVGWMPLGGYVKFKGDMNPASAPTDEWLSLPPEERAETFQAKPVWQRFLIVAAGPVTNFLFAILAFMIIFAAIGYPTTPAVVHGVVEAGPADRAGFQPGDRVVEANGRGIDIFADLQSYVRLRPDTPIRFTVERGGETIPIKVVTDATVVQDNFGNEARMGSLGVTSGPPAFETLPPLQLFGAAVSQTVETVRAMIVTLGQVITGQRSMKEMGGPLKIAQYSGQQASLGWIAFVWFMTVISINLGFINLLPIPLLDGGHLLFYTIEGVRRKPLKPEAQEWAFRTGLAALLALMIFVTLNDLASFGVWTKLGGLIG